The following nucleotide sequence is from Mytilus edulis chromosome 13, xbMytEdul2.2, whole genome shotgun sequence.
AAATGAATCACTAAAGATTCTCCAGatataattaaacaattttcTACCCTTTTGATCGTATTCAATTGTTAATTTTCGCTTCCTGTTTTCGTCGAAGAAAACAATTTGTCTGGTAGAAAATTCTGTGACTGGAAATGGAGATCCTTGTTCCCGTAGACCAAGGATTATCTCGTTGTTTTGATTGACATGAAGACACAATATTACCATTGGTGACGTTGTTAAAACTGTTTTTGTTACACCGTCAGCGGTTACAAGTTTTAGATCAGAACCATGGGATTCTGCGAAATAAATTCCATCATTACTGTCAAGAGCAAAATCTGTACATTTTACATCTAAattctttaaaacttttattGATTCTTTTAATAACCGAAAAATGAAAAACTGGTGTATAAATCCCCCGTTTTCCTCATTTAAATGGTAAGTGCAGTAAACTGTGTCAGTTCCAGAATATTTTATTTGACCGAAGGCAGGAAAATCTGACTTATATGTAGATACTACTGACGATATGACTGGTTTTGAAAGTTTTAACGATCCAAACTGAGCAGAGATATCACCTTGCTTCTTTCCAACATCTTTAATGGAAATAATAGTATGTGTTTCGGCCATTTTAAATCTGGGATGGATACATGATTTACAGTTGTCACACATCAACAATACACAATCCTTACATTTCCATTTTATAACGTTAGGGTTGTCACAAAGCTGACAACACAATGGCGACTGTGCCTTCCTAATAGATGAAGCCATTAGGTTTAAAACCAGATCcctaaaaaataaatgataatgcattttaaacttttacaaagtTAAATTTCGTGATTGTGCTTGCTTGGTTATCGTCCAAAACCTATTTCTGATTAAATCTTAAAATATATGAATTAGTAGACAAGTCTTGTTTTAAGTTTGTATGTATATGGTCTTGTCAATATTGGAATCGTTTGTATGTTTAACTGTCCCACATGGCAAAATTGATCTCTTTTTAGTTTCGAAGGAGAGTGGGGCTAGTAGCATTTGGTGTTTTGTCGGCAATGTCAGTAATTCATAAGAATGACATAAGCCAAATTTGATGATAGCATCAGTATGACATGCAGTCTACATATATGTAAACAATTAAATGTTCATCAACATTATTATCTCCAGgtaaaaatcataattaaaaatatttttctcaagTTTTCTTGTCCACAGCTGATGGACGAATGTTTTATAGATCGACGACAATAGTTCTTATAAAGCGACAACAGGTCGAATCAGCGAATTCGTAAATTCTTCcttttgaaatatgaaaatggAATAATACGGTTTTATGGGATTCTAGATTAGACGATATTCTATCTCTGGCATTTTAAGTCTCGTTGAAGTAAGAGAGGGACATGCTTCGTTGAATTTGAAGTGTGTGATCGTCGCGAGTGCAACTGTTGGCCACCGGTCAACCAAAATACTATAAATGGACGTAACAATTGATCCAAATTGCCAGATGCTAAGAACAGAGTgtatttttgaatataaaaagcATTTGAAGATAGAGTAAACCCATACACACTGGCGGAAATTCAGCCAAAAAAGAatgcataaaaaaacaaaataatttgaacacTGTGATTTAAAACTTAAATGGACAATCCAATCCACAGATTAAATCATGCTTAAATCATAATCAATTTTCGCAGAACGTTTCAATTTGTAGTTATGGTAAATAAttaagttttacaaatttttattactTTCTGGTTTTGGaatgaataaataatattaaCTTTATATGAGTTACTACACAAATTAATTGAAAGGAAAGTGTTTTTATGTAAATATGCATATCTATACTTTAAGGTGATCATAAATTCCTAAGTGAATATTCACTAAACGAAATACTAATGTTACACTTTTGTTAAAATGGGTACAAAAATGGTCTGATCTACATTAAAGTCCAGCATTCTCTTAATCGATATCTTCGTTAACACAAAAACATTAAACTAATGGAAATTTGATTCTGAATACAACACAACAAAAGTGTTTTTGTATTAACCATGCTATTAGAAGAACGAAAGAACAAAATTTCATTGCCCGACCTACATCGTATATTTAGAGATGGGCAgttgtttcacatttttgccgATTGTGcatttgcattgctatacgacGTGTCTCATTTATGTATTCATTTATGATGTTTCTGTTGTGCTTTCGGTTGAATAATGTgttatgtctttttgtttgtGGTTAGAATTCTATACTTTCGGTACATTTCacataattatgtattatttgtcATTATGGTCAAGTTAATTTTAATTTCCATGTATAGAGTATTGTGTTAGTCTAAATAGTAATGACGTCGTCAAAGCATTTAACTAAAATCGCATTTCAATATCGTCATTATCATGATAATTGTTTGGACTAgtattgtaaaaataattgtataaatttcaagatttgtGATGTCCTGTGATGTTTGTCGTCAATGGAATATGTCGTTAATGGAATATGTCGTTGTTATTCTGCGGTTTGCATGTGGTAACGACTATTTTATTATCTGTGTGTGCGCTTCTCTGTGATGAGTATTCTTTCGTTTGTATgttgctgtatttctgtcacgtagtgttgtcttTTTAGCGATAGTTTGTAGAATTGCCATATAAGCTGGAGGTTTGGTTagccaaaaaaacaggttcaacccgccattttttctttaaatatcctgtaccaagtcaggaatattgaaGTTGTTATGAAATAGTTCGTTTCTACGTATGTTAGCGTTTggttttgttgcatttcagtgtttctgttgttcctttgttttcctcttatagtggaagatattagcaagcaaaaatgagagaattgtgcaaatgatgatacaagcatgaaaattagcacgaagcatcattattatatacttttttaagaaaaaaatgctggccataaaaaaaaaatcaatttttcaaaatggccacggCCTTTTTCAAAAATGGCTGTTTTTTCCAGTTCGAAAATACTTATTATGCTGGAAAACTTTTTCTTTGACCTTCTTTTAGTAACACATATTATGAGGTTTGGTGGCTACATTCCTTACATGTGACGTTTACActagaaataaatatttgactCTTCAGGGTTTTTGCATGCGCGAAATTGCAACAAAATTTACACATAAACATTTGAACTATTGACTATATTCTTAGTGCTTTTGGATTgttaatgatattatgaattggtttgataacattttttaagGTTATGAAACACATATATATCGTAAATACCACACACTGGACGTTTACTATGTACCGCGCTTTATGTAACGTCACGTCACGTCACCTTGACGTGTTACTATGCTTTTCTAATACATCTATCAAATAGTAAACGTCCAGTGTGCGGTATTTACGATAACATACGTTAAACAATTTTGCGCATGCGTATGTGTTTCATAACCTTAAAAAATGTTAGATATCGTACTCTACAAACAGTCCATATCAAGCATGATACCGTATTTGTTGGTCTTGATAGTGTAAATTATGCTCGATGGTTACCGATCCATCTCCGAGATATGGTTTGCCTTAACGAACATCACCAACAGGTGGCAATAAAATTTGCAAATGgtaatttcactgtacgtaagaTCAGCAAGTTGTTTTCTAATAGCgcaattgatcaggcacaaaaacagaataatgcaattgtgtaAGGCGATGTTGGTGCCATAGGTTTAACCGAAGATCCCTT
It contains:
- the LOC139500966 gene encoding uncharacterized protein isoform X1; amino-acid sequence: MASSIRKAQSPLCCQLCDNPNVIKWKCKDCVLLMCDNCKSCIHPRFKMAETHTIISIKDVGKKQGDISAQFGSLKLSKPVISSVVSTYKSDFPAFGQIKYSGTDTVYCTYHLNEENGGFIHQFFIFRLLKESIKVLKNLDVKCTDFALDSNDGIYFAESHGSDLKLVTADGVTKTVLTTSPMVILCLHVNQNNEIILGLREQGSPFPVTEFSTRQIVFFDENRKRKLTIEYDQKGRKLFNYIWRIFSDSFDSIYAIDQFENEEGRLIALDRSGGVKFIYEGHSSVNTSQTPFNPMGIVITKTQFIIISDKSNHALHALNTQGELIGLQNVEHIGIELPQSLCLDGEDFLLIGCNTLRGRYDAKIHVAKITL